A DNA window from Coffea arabica cultivar ET-39 chromosome 6c, Coffea Arabica ET-39 HiFi, whole genome shotgun sequence contains the following coding sequences:
- the LOC140008779 gene encoding uncharacterized protein, with protein MEIDFVWQILIGIGFRGGQQAGGIRFQLVQWKAKETSCLTLITDGCSKGNPGWSDGSGILRDSLGRPKLAFSAFFRRRSSLHAGALALLTGLRLCVGKGFVNVAIQSDSQVLVRILQRRFQCLWQIRNEVEQIWELVEDVVRVSHCFREANRVVDILANVVSLISNILMLPMIT; from the exons ATGGAGATTGACTTCGTCTGGCAAATTCTCATTGGCATCGGCTTTCGAGGAG GTCAACAAGCCGGCGGCATTAGATTTCAGCTCGTGCAGTGGAAGGCAAAGGAGACAAGTTGTCTAACGCTGATTACGGACGGGTGTTCTAAGGGCAATCCAGGATGGAGTGATGGCAGTGGGATCTTACGTGATTCATTAGGACGGCCCAAATTGGCTTTCTCGGCGTTCTTTAGGAGACGATCAAGTTTGCACGCGGGAGCTCTCGCATTGTTAACTGGCCTTCGGCTGTGTGTGGGGAAGGGTTTCGTCAATGTGGCGATTCAATCAGATTCTCAGGTATTGGTGAGAATTCTTCAACGACGCTTTCAATGCCTGTGGCAGATTCGGAACGAGGTAGAGCAAATCTGGGAGCTGGTAGAAGACGTGGTGAGAGTTTCTCATTGCTTCAGAGAAGCCAACCGAGTGGTGGATATTCTAGCCAATGTGGTGTCTCTTATCAGCAACATACTTATGTTACCTATGATCACATAA